A window from Aquabacterium sp. NJ1 encodes these proteins:
- the cphA gene encoding cyanophycin synthetase, whose translation MDVSRIRALRGPNLWSRHTAIEAVVACEPAERAIEQLPGFEDALRKLFPSLGPLRPDGRPGQISLAHVLEAATLALQAQAGCPVTFSRTAVTVETGIYQVIVEYSEEQVGRLAFDKAQALIQAALNAGEFDVEAAIAELRELDEDVRLGPSTGSIVTAAAARGIPWRRLTTGSLVQFGWGSRQRRIWAAEVDNTSAVAESIAQDKDLTKRLLAAAGVPVPIGRPVSDPDDAWAVAQEIGLPVVCKPQDGNQGKGVTVNIVSREHLEIAYKAAAEIGTVMVEKYLPGNDFRLLVVGDKLVAAARRDPPHVIGDGVLTVRALVDKVNADPRRGEGHATSLTKIRFDDIAIARLDVQGLKPESVPEKGRRVILRNNANLSTGGTATDVTDDVHPEVAARAIAAAQTIGLEICGVDVLAESLHKPLEEQNGGIVEVNAAPGLRMHLSPSYGKGRNVGEAMVANLYKSGDDGRIPIVAVTGTNGKTTTARLTAHLLATSGLRVGMTNTDGVYVNGRQIDSGDCSGPKSARNVLMHPDVDAAVFETARGGILREGLGYDRCQTAVVTNIGAGDHLGLNYITTVEDLAVLKRVIVMNVAANGYAVLNAADPIVTAMAPKCPGGIIYFAADPHNPVLTAHRAQGKRTLCVDGDAIVASEGNWRESLLLRDIPITRNGSIGFQVDNVMAAIGAAWSSGLDWDTIRRGLASFVNDADNAPGRFNVMDFRGATVIADYGHNPDAMRALVAAVNALPAKRRSVVISGAGDRRDEDIREQTAILGDAFDELILFQDACQRGREDGEVLALLREGLAKAQRAEKVDEIRGEFVAIDTALERLQPGDLCLVLVDQVEEALAHLAKRCAEASEMA comes from the coding sequence ATGGACGTTTCACGCATTCGGGCCCTGCGCGGCCCCAATCTCTGGAGCCGCCACACGGCCATCGAGGCCGTTGTGGCCTGCGAGCCGGCCGAGCGCGCCATTGAGCAACTGCCGGGTTTCGAAGATGCCCTGCGCAAGCTCTTCCCCTCTCTGGGCCCGCTGCGCCCGGATGGCCGCCCCGGCCAGATCAGCCTGGCGCATGTGCTGGAGGCCGCCACCCTGGCCCTGCAGGCGCAAGCCGGCTGCCCGGTGACCTTCAGCCGCACGGCCGTCACGGTTGAAACCGGCATCTACCAGGTCATCGTCGAGTACAGCGAAGAACAGGTCGGGCGCCTGGCGTTCGACAAGGCCCAGGCCCTGATTCAGGCCGCGCTCAACGCCGGCGAGTTCGATGTCGAGGCCGCCATTGCCGAGTTGCGCGAGCTGGATGAAGACGTGCGCCTGGGCCCCTCAACGGGCTCCATCGTGACTGCCGCCGCGGCACGTGGCATCCCCTGGCGTCGCCTGACCACGGGCAGCCTGGTGCAGTTCGGCTGGGGCTCCAGGCAGCGCCGCATCTGGGCTGCCGAGGTGGACAACACCAGCGCCGTGGCCGAATCCATTGCACAGGACAAGGACCTGACCAAGCGCCTGCTGGCTGCGGCCGGCGTGCCCGTGCCCATTGGCCGCCCCGTGTCTGACCCGGATGACGCCTGGGCGGTGGCTCAGGAAATTGGGCTGCCCGTGGTGTGCAAGCCGCAGGACGGCAACCAGGGCAAGGGTGTGACCGTCAACATTGTCAGCCGGGAGCACCTGGAGATCGCCTACAAGGCGGCGGCCGAGATCGGCACGGTCATGGTCGAGAAATACCTGCCCGGCAACGACTTCCGCTTGCTGGTGGTGGGTGACAAGCTCGTGGCCGCAGCCCGCCGTGATCCGCCCCATGTGATTGGCGATGGCGTGCTCACCGTGCGCGCCCTGGTCGACAAGGTCAATGCCGATCCGCGTCGTGGCGAAGGCCATGCGACCTCGCTGACCAAGATCCGCTTTGACGACATCGCCATCGCGCGGCTGGACGTGCAGGGCCTCAAGCCTGAATCGGTGCCCGAGAAGGGCCGCCGCGTCATCCTGCGCAACAACGCCAACCTGTCGACCGGCGGCACCGCCACCGATGTGACCGACGACGTGCACCCCGAAGTGGCGGCACGCGCCATTGCCGCCGCCCAGACCATCGGCCTGGAGATCTGTGGTGTGGACGTGCTGGCCGAAAGCCTGCACAAGCCGCTGGAAGAGCAGAACGGCGGCATCGTCGAAGTGAACGCCGCGCCTGGCCTGCGCATGCACCTGTCGCCGTCCTACGGCAAGGGCCGCAACGTGGGCGAGGCCATGGTGGCCAACCTCTACAAATCGGGTGACGACGGCCGCATCCCCATCGTGGCCGTGACCGGTACCAATGGCAAGACCACGACCGCCCGCCTGACGGCGCACTTGCTTGCCACCAGCGGCTTGCGTGTGGGCATGACCAACACCGATGGCGTGTATGTCAACGGCCGCCAGATCGACAGTGGTGATTGCTCCGGTCCCAAGAGTGCCCGCAATGTGCTGATGCACCCCGATGTGGACGCGGCCGTGTTCGAAACCGCACGAGGCGGCATCCTGCGCGAAGGCCTGGGTTACGACCGCTGCCAGACGGCCGTGGTGACCAACATCGGTGCAGGCGACCATCTGGGCTTGAACTACATCACCACGGTGGAAGACCTGGCCGTGCTCAAGCGCGTGATCGTGATGAACGTGGCCGCCAATGGTTATGCCGTGCTCAATGCGGCCGACCCCATCGTCACGGCCATGGCGCCCAAGTGCCCGGGCGGCATCATCTATTTCGCTGCCGACCCGCACAACCCCGTGCTGACCGCGCACCGCGCACAAGGCAAGCGCACCCTGTGCGTGGACGGTGACGCCATCGTGGCCTCCGAGGGCAACTGGCGCGAAAGCCTGCTGCTGCGCGACATCCCCATCACCCGCAATGGTTCGATCGGCTTCCAGGTGGACAACGTCATGGCCGCCATTGGCGCGGCCTGGAGCTCCGGCCTGGATTGGGACACGATCCGCCGCGGGTTGGCCAGCTTCGTCAACGATGCCGACAACGCACCGGGCCGCTTCAATGTGATGGACTTTCGTGGTGCCACCGTGATCGCCGACTACGGCCACAACCCCGACGCCATGCGCGCCCTGGTGGCCGCCGTGAACGCCTTGCCGGCCAAGCGACGTTCGGTGGTGATCAGTGGCGCCGGTGACCGCCGTGACGAAGACATCCGCGAGCAGACTGCCATCCTGGGCGATGCCTTCGACGAGCTGATCCTGTTCCAGGACGCCTGCCAGCGTGGCCGTGAAGACGGCGAGGTGTTGGCGCTGCTGCGCGAAGGCCTGGCCAAGGCGCAGCGCGCCGAGAAGGTCGACGAGATCCGTGGCGAGTTCGTGGCCATCGACACCGCGCTGGAGCGCCTGCAGCCGGGCGACCTGTGCCTGGTTCTGGTCGACCAGGTGGAAGAGGCACTGGCCCACCTGGCCAAACGCTGTGCCGAGGCGTCAGAGATGGCCTGA
- the cphA gene encoding cyanophycin synthetase: MSKKNDIKLLRINYLRGPNIWTYRPVLEVWLDLGELEDHPSHMLPGFNERLTTMLPALVEHHCGVGERGGFIERLTEGTWAGHILEHVVIELLNLAGMPTGFGQTRSTSQHGVYRMVFRARDEQVARTALKEGHALLMAAINDEPFDVDKAVEEVRTHIDDYYLGPSTAAIVGAATDRRIPHIRLNDGNLVQLGYGAAQRRIWTAETDLTSAIAEGISRDKDLTKSLLKSCGVPVPEGQIVNSADEAWDAAEDIGLPVVVKPTDGNHGRGVSLDLRSRADVEAAFKLAEQHGSEVLVERYIRGDEHRILVVGGKVVAAARGESAWVTGDGQSTVVELIDQQLNTDPRRGLTEDFPLNRINIEEDEVVQLDLQRQGLSPQAVPADGRRVLIQRNGNVAIDCTDEVHPDVAYLVGLAARVVGLDIAGVDVVAEDISKPLLAQGGAVVEVNAGPGLLMHLKPAEGLPRPVGKAIVDHLFDEEATGRVPIIGVAGSQGTNNIARLTAWLLHLSGKHVGLACRDGLFLGSRRVESGDRANWDAGQRLLMNREVNAIVLENGAASILNDGLAYDRCAVGVVTDLLGSEAPVDASLAEHDIHEPSQLFKVLRTQVDVVLPDGVAVLNAADERLVEMAELCDGEVIFYDLDHLNPAMVAHRAKGGRTVSIEGHHVLLTHNGYMPVRCADLNSAAARRMTGIGASEAVPGASVKSLLAAVAVAWALGIPPELIAAGLETFDPAPKSVR; this comes from the coding sequence ATGAGCAAAAAGAACGACATCAAGCTGCTGCGCATCAATTACCTGCGCGGCCCCAATATCTGGACTTACCGTCCAGTGCTCGAAGTCTGGCTGGATCTGGGCGAGCTGGAGGACCACCCCTCCCATATGCTGCCTGGTTTCAATGAACGGCTCACCACCATGTTGCCTGCGCTGGTCGAGCACCACTGCGGCGTGGGCGAGCGCGGCGGTTTTATCGAGCGCCTCACCGAGGGCACCTGGGCCGGGCACATCCTGGAGCACGTGGTCATCGAACTGCTGAACCTGGCGGGCATGCCCACCGGTTTTGGCCAGACTCGCAGCACCTCGCAACATGGCGTGTACCGCATGGTGTTCCGCGCCCGCGACGAGCAGGTCGCCCGCACCGCGCTCAAGGAAGGCCATGCCCTGCTGATGGCGGCCATCAATGACGAGCCTTTTGATGTGGACAAGGCGGTCGAAGAAGTCCGCACCCACATCGACGATTACTACCTGGGGCCCTCCACGGCGGCCATCGTGGGCGCCGCCACCGATCGCCGCATCCCCCACATCCGCCTGAACGACGGCAACCTGGTCCAACTGGGTTACGGCGCCGCGCAGCGCCGCATCTGGACGGCCGAAACCGACCTGACCAGCGCGATCGCCGAAGGCATCTCGCGGGACAAGGACCTGACCAAGAGCCTGCTCAAGTCCTGCGGCGTGCCCGTGCCCGAAGGCCAGATCGTCAATTCGGCGGACGAAGCCTGGGACGCCGCCGAGGACATCGGCCTGCCGGTGGTGGTCAAGCCCACCGATGGCAACCATGGCCGCGGCGTGTCGCTGGACCTGCGATCCCGCGCCGATGTCGAGGCTGCTTTCAAGCTGGCCGAGCAGCATGGCAGCGAGGTGCTGGTCGAGCGCTACATCCGAGGCGACGAGCACCGCATCCTGGTGGTGGGTGGCAAGGTCGTGGCCGCGGCCCGTGGTGAAAGCGCCTGGGTGACGGGCGACGGCCAGTCCACGGTGGTCGAACTGATCGACCAGCAGCTCAACACCGACCCGCGTCGTGGCCTGACGGAAGACTTCCCGCTCAACCGCATCAACATCGAAGAAGACGAGGTGGTGCAGCTCGATCTGCAGCGCCAGGGGCTGAGCCCGCAGGCTGTGCCGGCCGATGGCCGCCGCGTGCTGATCCAGCGCAATGGCAACGTCGCCATCGACTGCACGGATGAGGTCCACCCCGATGTGGCCTACCTGGTTGGCCTGGCCGCCCGCGTTGTGGGCCTGGACATCGCCGGCGTGGACGTGGTGGCCGAGGACATCTCCAAGCCCTTGCTGGCCCAAGGTGGCGCCGTGGTCGAGGTCAATGCCGGCCCCGGTCTGCTGATGCACCTCAAGCCCGCCGAAGGCCTGCCGCGCCCCGTGGGCAAGGCCATCGTTGACCACCTGTTCGATGAAGAGGCCACGGGCCGTGTGCCCATCATCGGCGTGGCCGGCTCGCAAGGCACCAACAACATCGCCCGCCTGACGGCCTGGCTGCTGCACCTGAGCGGCAAGCACGTGGGCCTGGCCTGCCGCGATGGCCTTTTCCTGGGCAGCCGCCGCGTCGAATCAGGTGACCGCGCCAATTGGGACGCGGGCCAGCGCCTGCTGATGAACCGCGAAGTCAACGCCATCGTGCTGGAAAACGGCGCGGCCAGCATCCTCAATGACGGCCTGGCCTATGACCGTTGCGCCGTGGGCGTGGTGACCGACCTGCTGGGCTCCGAAGCGCCGGTGGACGCTTCGCTGGCCGAGCACGACATCCACGAACCCAGCCAGTTGTTCAAGGTGCTGCGCACGCAGGTGGACGTGGTGTTGCCTGATGGCGTGGCCGTGCTCAATGCCGCCGACGAGCGCCTGGTCGAGATGGCCGAGCTGTGCGATGGCGAAGTCATCTTCTACGACCTGGACCACCTCAACCCGGCCATGGTCGCGCACCGCGCCAAGGGCGGCCGCACCGTGTCCATCGAAGGGCACCACGTGCTGCTGACCCACAACGGCTACATGCCGGTGCGTTGCGCCGACCTCAACAGTGCCGCGGCGCGGCGCATGACGGGCATTGGTGCCAGTGAGGCCGTGCCGGGTGCCAGCGTCAAGTCGTTGCTGGCCGCCGTGGCCGTGGCCTGGGCGCTGGGCATCCCACCGGAGCTGATTGCCGCTGGCCTGGAAACATTCGACCCGGCCCCCAAGTCGGTGCGCTGA
- a CDS encoding ABC transporter ATP-binding protein, with protein MHKNHPVDAHRHQADHDKTRAGLPLAADENVLSTLEVDLDAQLRFAKSTLVLTEQRLLTRAPGADAWQSWPLHPDLQLRQHDHAGVGTLELHDANSRVAFWRFTLDVQVQVLRLLEQFERRQLTLKTGQLPPEDDSTQCPTCKAQLPPDTDECPVCTRELQTPPSTWVLLRLWRFAQPYQGQLLAGFLLTLASTAATLVPPYLTIPLMDKVLIPFQTGHAIDPWLVAMLMGGLLGSALLAWSLGWARTYLLALVSERISADLRTTTFDHLLKLSLDYFGSKRTGDLMSRIGSETDRISVFLSLHALDFATDVLMIGMTAIILFSINPWLALVTLIPLPFIAWMIHLVREKLRTGFEKIDRVWGEVTNVLADTIPGIRVVKAFAQEHRESKRFRDANAHNLDINDKLNKTWSLFSPTVALMTEIGLLVVWSFGIWLVSKQQITVGVLTAFIAYIGRFYGRLDSMSRIVSVTQKAAAGAKRIFDILDHVSSVPEPANPVKLPAPQGGITMESIGFRYGSRSVIRGLNLDIRPGEMIGLVGHSGSGKSTLVNLICRFYDVTDGAIKVDGVDIRRIGVSDFRKHIGLVLQEPFLFFGTIAENIAYGKPDATREEIVAAARAAHAHEFILRLPQGYDSLVGERGQGLSGGERQRISIARALLINPRILILDEATSSVDTETEKEIQRALDNLVQGRTTIAIAHRLSTLRKADRLVVMDRGQVVEVGPHDELMAKQGAYWRLYEAQARKAEQDALID; from the coding sequence ATGCACAAAAACCATCCAGTTGACGCCCACAGGCATCAGGCCGATCACGACAAGACCAGAGCAGGATTGCCGCTGGCTGCTGATGAAAACGTTTTGAGTACGCTGGAGGTTGACTTGGACGCGCAACTTCGTTTCGCGAAGTCGACGCTCGTCCTGACCGAACAACGCCTGCTGACCCGCGCCCCAGGGGCCGACGCCTGGCAAAGCTGGCCGCTGCACCCGGATCTGCAACTGCGCCAGCACGATCACGCCGGCGTGGGTACCCTGGAATTGCACGATGCGAACAGCCGTGTCGCATTCTGGCGCTTCACGCTGGACGTGCAGGTTCAAGTGCTGCGCCTGCTGGAGCAGTTCGAGCGCCGCCAGCTCACCCTGAAAACCGGTCAGCTCCCGCCCGAGGACGACAGCACCCAGTGCCCGACCTGCAAGGCCCAGCTGCCACCAGATACCGACGAATGCCCGGTCTGCACCCGCGAGTTGCAAACCCCGCCCTCAACCTGGGTGCTGCTGCGCCTGTGGCGCTTCGCCCAGCCCTATCAGGGCCAGTTGCTGGCCGGTTTCCTGCTGACCCTGGCCTCCACCGCCGCCACACTGGTGCCGCCCTACCTGACCATCCCCCTGATGGACAAGGTGCTGATCCCCTTCCAGACCGGCCACGCCATCGACCCCTGGCTGGTGGCCATGCTGATGGGTGGGCTGCTGGGTTCGGCCCTGCTGGCCTGGAGCCTGGGCTGGGCGCGCACCTACCTGCTGGCGCTGGTCTCCGAGCGCATCAGCGCCGACCTGCGCACCACCACCTTCGACCACCTGCTCAAGCTGTCGCTGGATTACTTCGGCAGCAAACGCACCGGTGACCTGATGTCGCGCATCGGCAGCGAAACCGACCGCATCAGCGTGTTTTTGTCGCTACATGCGCTGGACTTCGCCACCGACGTGCTGATGATCGGCATGACGGCCATCATCCTGTTTTCCATCAACCCCTGGCTGGCCCTGGTCACGCTGATCCCCCTGCCCTTCATCGCCTGGATGATCCACCTGGTGCGCGAGAAACTGCGCACCGGCTTCGAGAAAATCGACCGCGTCTGGGGTGAGGTCACCAACGTGCTGGCCGACACCATCCCCGGCATCCGCGTGGTCAAGGCCTTTGCACAGGAGCACCGCGAATCCAAACGTTTCCGGGATGCCAACGCGCACAACCTGGACATCAACGACAAGCTCAACAAAACTTGGTCGCTGTTCTCGCCCACTGTGGCGCTGATGACGGAAATCGGCCTGTTGGTGGTCTGGTCGTTCGGCATCTGGCTGGTCTCCAAACAGCAGATCACGGTCGGTGTGCTGACCGCCTTCATCGCCTACATCGGCCGCTTCTATGGCCGGCTCGATTCCATGAGCCGCATCGTGTCGGTCACGCAAAAGGCCGCCGCGGGCGCCAAGCGCATCTTCGACATCCTGGACCACGTCTCCAGCGTGCCAGAGCCCGCCAACCCGGTGAAGCTGCCCGCACCGCAAGGCGGCATCACCATGGAGAGCATCGGCTTCCGTTATGGCAGCCGCTCGGTGATCCGCGGGCTCAACCTGGACATCCGCCCCGGCGAGATGATCGGCCTGGTGGGCCACAGCGGCTCGGGCAAGAGCACCCTGGTCAACCTGATCTGCCGCTTCTATGACGTGACGGACGGGGCCATCAAGGTCGATGGCGTGGACATCCGCCGCATCGGCGTGTCGGACTTCCGCAAGCACATCGGCCTGGTGCTGCAAGAGCCCTTCCTGTTCTTTGGCACCATCGCCGAGAACATCGCCTACGGCAAGCCGGACGCCACCCGCGAAGAGATCGTGGCCGCCGCCCGTGCCGCGCACGCACACGAGTTCATCCTGCGCTTGCCGCAAGGTTATGACTCGCTGGTGGGTGAGCGTGGACAAGGCTTGTCTGGCGGTGAGCGCCAGCGCATCTCGATTGCACGTGCGCTGCTGATCAACCCGCGCATCCTGATCCTGGACGAGGCCACCTCGTCGGTCGACACCGAAACCGAAAAGGAAATCCAGCGCGCGCTGGACAACCTGGTGCAAGGCCGCACGACCATCGCCATTGCCCACCGCCTGTCTACGCTGCGCAAGGCCGATCGCCTCGTGGTGATGGACCGCGGCCAGGTGGTGGAAGTGGGCCCGCATGATGAGTTGATGGCCAAGCAAGGCGCTTACTGGCGCTTGTACGAAGCCCAGGCGCGCAAAGCCGAACAGGATGCCTTGATAGATTGA
- a CDS encoding DUF1854 domain-containing protein: MTTPAFTLQRNTFGRLVFTGADGEPHTGVVPVRAFPIAAPDEGVSIVSTDGHELAWIDRLSALPTALRTLLEEELASRDFAPAIQAIKAVSTFSTPSTWTVDTDRGPTEFVLKSEDDIRRLGEGKLMITAGHGVSFVVTDRLALDKHSRKLLERFLF; encoded by the coding sequence ATGACGACACCCGCTTTCACACTGCAACGCAACACCTTCGGCCGACTGGTCTTCACCGGTGCGGACGGCGAGCCGCATACCGGCGTGGTGCCCGTGCGGGCGTTTCCGATTGCGGCGCCTGACGAGGGTGTGTCCATCGTCAGCACGGATGGGCACGAGCTGGCCTGGATCGACCGCCTCAGCGCGCTGCCCACCGCCCTGCGCACCCTGCTGGAAGAAGAACTCGCCAGCCGCGACTTCGCACCGGCCATCCAGGCGATCAAGGCCGTGTCCACCTTCTCGACCCCCAGCACCTGGACGGTGGACACCGACCGCGGCCCCACCGAGTTCGTGCTCAAAAGCGAAGACGACATCCGCCGCCTGGGCGAGGGCAAGCTCATGATCACGGCCGGGCACGGCGTGAGCTTCGTGGTGACGGATCGCCTGGCGCTGGACAAGCACTCGCGCAAGCTGCTTGAGCGCTTTCTGTTCTGA
- a CDS encoding B12-binding domain-containing radical SAM protein, producing MTQLNTPYPSTAYLTGFLRSRGVDAVQEDLALKLVLRLFTREGLHAVLERVKAIPHKQRTPALRSFEEQFERYSDTIGPTIRFLQGRDPTLGHRICNRSFLPEGPRFDAIDAYTIGEEGDDPIGWAFGALGMHDRAKHLATLYLNDLADVLRDAVDARFQFVRYAESLAASQPTFDPLAEALAAPLNLVDELLCELTLEAIKAHQPRLVLVSAPFPGNVYAAFRIAQAIKAFDPSIVTALGGGFVNTELRELSEPRVFDYFDYVTLDTGERPLLALLEHLQGQRGPQRLVRTFVRDASTQQVKYTNWAEPDVPFAEVGTPTWDGLPLNEYLSLLDMLNPMNRLWSDGRWNKLTIAHGCYWKKCSFCDVSLDYIARYENATAEILVDRIEAIVKETGQTGFHFVDEAAPPKALRALAQELIKRKVQISWWGNIRFEKSFTPELCQLLSDSGCIAISGGLEVASDRLLALMKKGVSVEQVAKVTRSFTEAGVLVHAYLMYGFPTQTVQDTVDALEYVRQLFENGCIQSGFFHRFACTVHSPVGQNPDEYGVTLQPLPPVSFAKNDVAFIDPTGVDHDAMGAALKKAIYNFMHGVGLESDVRSWFDVKVPRPTVPRNRITKALA from the coding sequence ATGACGCAGCTCAACACGCCTTATCCATCGACCGCTTACCTCACGGGCTTCCTGCGTTCACGCGGCGTGGATGCCGTTCAGGAAGACCTGGCCCTCAAGTTGGTGCTGCGCCTGTTCACACGCGAAGGCCTGCATGCCGTGCTCGAACGCGTCAAGGCCATCCCGCACAAACAACGCACCCCCGCCCTGCGCTCATTTGAAGAGCAGTTCGAGCGCTACAGCGACACCATCGGCCCGACCATCCGCTTCCTGCAAGGCCGTGACCCGACGCTGGGCCACCGCATCTGCAACCGCAGCTTCCTGCCCGAGGGCCCGCGCTTTGATGCCATCGACGCCTACACCATCGGCGAAGAAGGCGACGACCCCATCGGCTGGGCCTTTGGCGCCTTGGGCATGCACGACCGTGCCAAGCACCTGGCCACGCTCTACCTCAACGACCTGGCCGACGTGCTGCGCGACGCGGTGGATGCACGCTTCCAGTTCGTGCGTTATGCCGAGTCACTGGCCGCCAGCCAGCCCACGTTTGACCCGCTGGCCGAGGCGCTGGCCGCCCCGCTCAACCTGGTGGACGAACTGCTGTGCGAGTTGACGCTGGAGGCGATCAAGGCCCACCAGCCCCGCCTGGTACTGGTCTCCGCGCCTTTTCCTGGCAATGTGTACGCGGCCTTCCGCATCGCCCAGGCCATCAAGGCCTTCGACCCCAGCATCGTCACGGCCTTGGGCGGTGGCTTCGTCAACACCGAGTTGCGTGAGCTCAGCGAGCCGCGCGTGTTCGACTACTTCGACTACGTCACGCTGGACACGGGCGAGCGCCCTTTGCTGGCCCTGCTCGAACACCTGCAAGGCCAGCGCGGCCCGCAACGCCTGGTGCGCACCTTCGTGCGCGACGCCAGCACGCAGCAGGTGAAGTACACCAACTGGGCCGAGCCCGACGTGCCCTTTGCCGAAGTGGGCACGCCCACCTGGGACGGCCTGCCCCTGAACGAGTACCTGTCCCTGCTGGACATGCTCAACCCCATGAACCGCCTGTGGTCCGACGGGCGCTGGAACAAGCTCACCATCGCGCACGGCTGCTACTGGAAGAAGTGCAGCTTCTGCGATGTCAGCCTGGACTACATCGCCCGCTACGAAAACGCCACCGCCGAAATCCTGGTGGACCGCATCGAGGCCATCGTCAAGGAAACAGGCCAGACGGGCTTCCATTTCGTGGACGAGGCCGCGCCGCCCAAGGCCTTGCGTGCCCTGGCGCAAGAGCTCATCAAGCGCAAGGTGCAGATCTCCTGGTGGGGCAACATCCGCTTTGAAAAGTCCTTCACACCCGAGTTGTGCCAGTTGCTGTCGGACAGCGGCTGCATCGCCATCTCGGGCGGCCTGGAGGTCGCCTCCGACCGCCTGCTCGCCTTGATGAAAAAAGGCGTGTCGGTGGAACAGGTCGCCAAGGTCACCCGTTCGTTCACCGAAGCCGGCGTACTGGTGCATGCCTACCTGATGTACGGCTTCCCCACGCAAACCGTGCAGGACACGGTTGATGCGCTGGAGTACGTGCGTCAGCTGTTCGAGAACGGCTGCATCCAGAGCGGCTTCTTCCATCGCTTTGCCTGCACCGTGCACTCGCCCGTGGGCCAGAACCCCGATGAATACGGGGTGACGCTGCAGCCGCTACCCCCGGTATCTTTCGCCAAGAACGACGTGGCCTTCATCGACCCCACCGGCGTGGACCACGACGCCATGGGCGCTGCGCTCAAGAAGGCCATCTACAACTTCATGCACGGCGTGGGGCTGGAGTCGGATGTGCGCAGCTGGTTCGATGTGAAGGTGCCCCGCCCTACCGTGCCGCGCAACCGAATCACCAAAGCCCTGGCCTGA
- a CDS encoding hemerythrin domain-containing protein, translated as MSAVLQTSASNAAIPRGRAIEPFDVLDACHQQLVTALQQMGDLVVYLQEHGVDGKAQEMARAIFLFFMNTARQHHLDEEKHIFPALISSGDDELVRHTLRLQQDHGWIEEDWLELAPQFESIAAGYNWFNIDQLSHAVPVFQALYQDHMALEESLIYPEAKARIAEWDLQGMGREMALRRRGATKAAG; from the coding sequence ATGTCCGCCGTTCTCCAGACCTCTGCCTCCAACGCTGCCATCCCTCGCGGCCGTGCGATTGAACCTTTTGACGTGCTGGATGCCTGCCACCAGCAACTGGTGACCGCCTTGCAGCAAATGGGGGATCTGGTCGTCTACCTGCAGGAACACGGGGTGGATGGCAAGGCACAGGAAATGGCCCGCGCGATCTTCCTGTTCTTCATGAACACGGCCCGTCAGCACCATCTCGACGAGGAAAAGCACATCTTCCCCGCTCTGATCAGCAGTGGCGATGACGAATTGGTGCGCCACACACTGCGCCTGCAGCAGGACCATGGCTGGATCGAGGAAGACTGGCTCGAACTGGCACCGCAGTTCGAATCGATTGCCGCGGGCTACAACTGGTTCAACATCGACCAGTTGTCACATGCCGTGCCCGTGTTCCAGGCCCTCTATCAGGACCACATGGCCCTGGAAGAGTCCCTGATCTACCCCGAGGCCAAGGCGCGCATCGCCGAGTGGGATCTGCAAGGCATGGGGCGTGAAATGGCCCTGCGCCGCCGAGGCGCCACCAAGGCCGCGGGGTAA